From one Anopheles cruzii chromosome 3, idAnoCruzAS_RS32_06, whole genome shotgun sequence genomic stretch:
- the LOC128271830 gene encoding uncharacterized protein LOC128271830, with amino-acid sequence MAGILFVVHIPSARYERELRRKEKERLAKTATATTEDEKDTDNPSDETQPFVTPQPKKIQPKVPRSNFIKAPDDGGDKKATGGAPIAPVIKFIDQDGEEIPKIECLEKEDDDTNGDKDGGGKEKDKKSNFLAEPFDRASALRKSWDGFKDLVSSARKEKTAREEAAEKLTLTGESSMEEILKTIISEKRLHTAAWIETDQGNGCHIMFSIPSGPVCDDVIYMLSSWGVGQRFNSTISITSCTLYSQPPEIDEQADEAASEANKNNEDTPWNAFLSTVRARLNVAQIVEEVKHDAHISFDFVSMLVVASILAAFGLVEDSSLFLIASMLISPLMGPIISVIFGTVIKERSLQLLGLKNELIGIMLTVTVGFIFGLIVCSIDDRYGVGEGITHEMLARCETHSLLVGIAIALPSGAAVAIAILGENIGSLVGVAISASLLPPAVNSGLLWALSCLYFLFGSEESRYGTLIKTQIYSENQGIELLTLGCMSMSLTLLNILCIYLAGVVFLMIKEVAPVVPKDQKQFWKHDIKIARDYNRTLHTTDGMSMSKHLMQELTTLHQNDTTGSGLRGDFLLNSASKGGHQNTWSPRHNYHQRDRRPTVQELEALYLSLSANTSENQFHYSAHPTGPHYLGFDRQQSTSPTHMRRMNPGNAGIARHGRFTESLRGASVPLSKILEDVAAGTSKGEGGHVPHGERGGRTSSRYGIPGFKRSSKKFTVTPAYDPIQKE; translated from the exons ATGGCCGGTATACTGTTCGTAGTTCACATTCCGTCGGCCCGGTATGAGCGGGAACTGAGGCGCAAGGAGAAGGAACGGCTCGccaaaacggccaccgccacgaccGAGGACGAGAAGGACACGGACAACCCGTCCGACGAGACGCAACCATTTGTGACTCctcaaccgaaaaaaatacAACCCAAG GTTCCGCGGTCCAACTTTATCAAAGCGcccgatgacggtggtgatAAAAAGGCAACAGGAGGAGCGCCCATTGCTCCGGTGATCAAGTTTATCGATCAAGACGGAGAAGAAATACCAAAGATTGAGTGTTTGGAGAAGGAAGACGACGATACGAATGGTGATAAGGATGGAGGCGGCAAGGAGAAGGACAAAAAGTCAAACTTTCTGGCGGAACCATTCGATCGCGCTTCGGCGTTGCGCAAATCCTGGGATGGATTCAAGGATCTGGTCAGTTCGGCGCGCAAAGAAAAGACGGCCCGTGAAGAGGCTGCCGAAAAGCTGACCCTCACCGGTGAATCGTCTATGGAGGAGATTCTGAAAACGATCATCTCCGAGAAGCGCCTGCATACGGCGGCCTGGATCGAGACCGATCAGGGCAATGGATGCCAT ATCATGTTCTCCATCCCATCGGGACCCGTTTGCGACGATGTCATCTATATGCTCAGCTCGTGGGGAGTTGGCCAACGGTTTAATTCAACCATCTCGATCACTTCCTGCACCCTATACAGCCAACCACCGGAGATCGATGAACAAGCGGATGA GGCTGCCTCggaagcgaacaaaaacaacgagGACACCCCGTGGAACGCCTTTCTTTCGACGGTTCGCGCACGGCTCAACGTGGCACAGATTGTCGAGGAGGTGAAACACGATGCACACATTTCGTTCGACTTCGTCTCCATGCTGGTGGTTGCCAG TATTTTGGCTGCTTTCGGTTTGGTCGAGGACAGCTCACTGTTTCTCATCGCCAGTATGCTGATTTCACCACTCATG GGACCCATCATTTCTGTCATCTTTGGAACCGTCATCAAGGAACGTAGTCTCCAACTGTTGGGCTTGAAGAACGAGCTTATCGGAATTATgctcaccgtcaccgttggCTTCATCTTTGGGCTGATCGTGTGCAGCATCGACGATCGATACGGTGTCGGTGAAGGCATCACGCACGAAATGTTGGCCCGTTGCGAAACACACTCTCTACTGGTCGGTATTGCCATTGCCTTGCCATCCGGAGCGGCCGTCGCTATTGCCATCCTGGGCGAAAACATAGGTTCATTGGTCGGTGTTGCCATTTCCGCTTCGCTCCTTCCGCCCGCTGTGAATTCG GGTCTTCTGTGGGCACTGTCGTGTTTGTACTTTTTGTTCGGATCGGAAGAATCGCGCTACGGTACGCTGATTAAAACGCAAATCTACTCCGAAAACCAAGGCATAGAGCTGCTAACACTCGGCTGCATGAGCATGTCGCTGACGTTGCTCAACATTCTCTGCATTTACTTGGCGGGCGTAGTGTTCCTGATG ATCAAAGAGGTAGCTCCGGTTGTACCGAAGGATCAGAAACAGTTCTGGAAGCACGACATCAAGATTGCGCGCGACTATAACCGCACGCTTCACACAACCGACGGCATGTCCATGTCGAAACACCTGATGCAGGAGCTAACCACCCTGCATCAAAACGACACCACGGGTAGTGGGCTCCGGGGCGATTTTCTGCTAAACTCAGCCTCCAAGGGCGGCCACCAGAACACTTGGTCACCGCGCCATAACTACCACCAGCGCGATCGTCGGCCGACGGTGCAGGAGCTCGAAGCTCTCTACCTAAGCCTATCGGCCAACACGTCCGAAAATCAGTTCCACTACTCGGCACATCCAACCGGTCCACACTACCTCGGCTTCGATCGACAG CAATCGACCTCACCGACGCACATGCGGCGCATGAACCCAGGGAACGCAGGGATTGCACGGCACGGTCGCTTCACGGAATCGCTTCGCGGAGCATCGGTACCTCTATCGAAAATATTGGAGGACGTAGCGGCCGGTACATCGAAGGGTGAAGGCGGACATGTCCCTCACGGGGAACGCGGTGGCCGCACCTCGAGTCGTTACGGAATTCCCGGGTTCAAGCGGAGCTCAAAAAAGTTCACCGTAACGCCGGCCTACGATCCGATACAGAAGGAGTGA
- the LOC128270922 gene encoding uncharacterized protein LOC128270922: MAKICLLLLVVLDGYRCTATGEWKVKRESDSGTDDRRSAADDTLDEVIYDQRQVSGGTNIRLNIKNFQVQLPESQLGHFHQSDMAHLIRDSVLRLLGISTRIAPIQPEQEQEPEASLAEKASMLQVNGNNVPAKFFLEISDFLMNTKDNDAVDDKRVDDNHNRQQEQLQGLRQSNEQHHPLYAVEEIKIERLENSNNVKNETITISTKRTNVASVPPDSPVLERNLTETRTAANASQQATESENRFVQTKPIRLDTVVMGIGAQGPPKTLREKVIWRVPSESGAVP, from the coding sequence ATGGCCAAGATttgcctgctgttgctggtggtgctggacgGATATCGGTGCACGGCCACCGGagaatggaaagtgaaacgagAAAGTGACAGTGGTACCGACGATCGGCGCAGCGCGGCAGACGACACCCTGGATGAAGTGATCTACGATCAACGTCAGGTGTCGGGTGGCACCAATATACGGTTAAACATTAAGAACTTCCAGGTTCAGCTACCCGAATCTCAGCTAGGACACTTCCACCAATCCGATATGGCACACCTGATACGTGACTCCGTTCTACGTCTGCTGGGTATTTCAACCCGGATCGCACCGATACAACCGGAGCAGGAACAAGAACCGGAAGCCTCGTTAGCCGAGAAAGCTTCGATGCTGCAGGTGAACGGGAACAATGTGCCGGCCAAGTTTTTTCTCGAGATCAGTGATTTCCTCATGAACACGAAGGATAACGATGCGGTCGATGATAAGCGCGTGGACGATAACCACAACAGGCAACAGGAGCAGCTGCAAGGACTGCGCCAGTCTAACGAACAGCATCATCCTCTGTACGCCGTGGAAGAGATCAAGATCGAGCGGCTGGAAAACTCGAACAacgtgaaaaacgaaaccattacCATCAGCACGAAGCGCACGAATGTGGCCAGTGTTCCTCCGGATTCACCGGTGCTCGAGCGGAACCTCACGGAGACCCGCACGGCGGCCAACGCGTCCCAGCAGGCAACGGAATCCGAGAATCGATTTGTGCAAACGAAACCGATCCGCCTGGACACGGTAGTAATGGGGATCGGGGCACAGGGCCCCCCGAAAACGCTTCGTGAAAAGGTCATCTGGAGGGTGCCGTCCGAAAGTGGCGCCGTGCCGTAG